From Schizosaccharomyces pombe strain 972h- genome assembly, chromosome: II, the proteins below share one genomic window:
- the irc3 gene encoding ATP-dependent DNA helicase Irc3 gives MLLNACCKKNLWPRNGSTIFRRFALKLRPYQEECLSACLNAFDEGKRRIAVSLATGSGKTALFPHFIKYAPTLRPNSEQCLILVHRKELALQALKHCRESLPNKSIEIDMGNQCASGLADVTVASVFSLKNERLLKYNPLNFKLLIFDEVHHMASPSYLRILEHFGAESEKSKVNVIGLTATLFRADGKGLACGLDEIVYHRHFVDMIKDNWLVEPKVINIKWSTDLVLADSSSFLDQEKLKKEAQSEKAIFEIPRAWLEHASNRSSTLVFCINVEHSLKVCNAFRKLGIDARALFGETNDSERETLIQDFRKKKFPVLVNCMVLTEGTDIPNIDCLMIARPTSSPNLLTQMIGRGLRLHEGKRDCLILDFCDSLRRVSLHVDPTLAGLSPDEVENFYNKSKNSLANPDYDPKIYGLQSVLWYSKLRKLIEMMDNIKNKDRSIFNLSTNAWVAVGMGRYVLSFLQKVLIIDTNFEDGTHKISEYTKEKLGTRVYNRKRIVSDRIPSLKFAIRAAETYISNLKTPRSLISRKAVWRMRPASVRQINFLKKSNLKLDEKLLTAGVAADMITKVIYGGKGRQVRTDKLQSYLKHDANLKRITTLKELKG, from the exons ATGCTACTAAACGCATGTTGCAAAAAGAATTTGTGGCCAAGAAATGGTTCAACTATATTTAGAAGATTTGCTCTTAAACTTCGTCCTTATCAAGAAGAATGCCTCAGTGCCTGCTTAAACGCTTTTGATGAAGGTAAACGTCGAATTGCTGTTTCATTAGCTACAGGCTCTGGTAAAACG GCATTGTTTCCCCactttataaaatatgCACCTACTTTAAGGCCAAACTCTGAGCAATGTCTAATTTTGGTTCACAGAAAGGAGTTAGCTTTACAGGCCCTCAAGCATTGCCGAGAAAGCCTTCCGAATAAG TCTATTGAGATTGATATGGGCAATCAGTGTGCATCCGGACTGGCTGATGTTACCGTTGCGtcagttttttctttaaaaaatgaaagacTACTTAAATATAATCCTCtcaattttaaacttttaatttttgatgaagtTCACCATATGGCGTCTCCTTCGTACTTACGAATCCTTGAGCATTTTGGCGCAGAATCGGAAAAATCGAAAGTGAATGTGATAGGACTTACTGCGACTCTTTTCAGAGCAGACGGAAAAGGGTTGGCTTGTGGCCTAGATGAGATTGTTTATCACAG ACATTTCGTGGACATGATCAAAGATAACTG GCTTGTTGAACCAAAAGTCATAAACATAAAGTGGTCTACAGATCTTGTGTTAGCTGATTCGTCTAGCTTCTTGGACCAAGAgaagttaaaaaaggagGCACAATCAGAAAAGGCAATATTCGAAATTCCAAGAGCTTGGCTCGAACATGCTA GTAACCGCTCATCTACATTGGTGTTTTGCATAAATGTAGAGcattcattaaaagtttgTAATGCATTTCGAAAATTAGGTATTGATGCCCGAGCTTTGTTTGGGGAAACTAATGATTCGGAACGTGAAACTTTAATCCAAGATTTccgaaaaaagaaatttcctGTCCTTGTTAATTGCATGGTGTTGACTGAAGGGACCGATATTCCTAATATTGATTGTTTAATGATCGCTCGGCCTACAAGTTCTCCAAATTTACTTACACAGATGATTGGTAGGGGATTGCGATTGCATGAGGGAAAAAGAGATTGTCTAATATTAGATTTTTGTGATTCTTTAAGAAGAGTCAGTCTACATGTTGACCCTACTTTAGCTGGTCTTTCCCCCGATGAAGttgaaaacttttataataaatcaAAGAATTCCCTTGCGAACCCTGATTATGATCCTAAAATTTATGGATTACAATCTGTTTTGTGGTACAGCAAATTACGGAAGTTGATAGAAATGATGGATaacattaaaaacaaagataggagcattttcaatttatctACTAATGCTTGGGTTGCTGTCGGTATGGGTCGATATGTCTTGAGCTTTTTACAAAAGGTGTTGATAATTGatacaaattttgaagatggGACACATAAGATATCTGAATATACGAAAGAGAAATTAGGGACTCGAGTGTATAATCGAAAACGTATTGTATCCGATCGCATACCTTCCTTGAAATTCGCGATAAGGGCAGCGGAAACATACATTTCCAATTTGAAAACACCTCGTTCTCTTATTAGTCGTAAAGCAGTGTGGAGAATGAGACCCGCGTCTGTTAGACAAATAAActtcttgaaaaaatcaaatttaaaactaGATGAAAAACTCTTGACAGCAGGTGTTGCAGCTGATATGATTACTAAAGTAATTTATGGAGGAAAAGGTCGACAAGTTAGAACAGATAAGCTACAAAGTTATCTGAAACACGACGCAAATTTAAAGCGTATTACTACATTGAAGGAATTAAAGGGTTGA
- the rrn6 gene encoding RNA polymerase I transcription factor subunit Rrn6: protein MSTWPIDAISKKPSVSLDYGIIGACQLLNPSGYHRAEKVENNEWTFARYDSYTGVELVDLDKRWDILSLNPNYKLPKLTELPAEATNSTRKATSSSFGLSVCRYVPRNLFSTLAKESQLASSAESIYNPHILNTFCLGKTAPSDKNRYTTTECLACSKISNETAENLLFLCLSSPWIFRASPTLQNTATFEEFPFYLNVSAFEFAEDPIWKFSQPVRQLVFSNGEPSLLFALSSCELVIFQVTYDLMFLDEPNTPGCLSAIPLRFLYADDVYNSDSFANVSVHPTDNSFFLTTSSSGRWTIWQFLDDGYRECFGSSFKESLQQALCSAPTSSIAYHEEEINPDNTIYRAKWEEYFGGVILHNAFFILHVSLGEVPDFHLLFHCSSDVRILQVVNESMPIKSEFFILTTESVLWMDIQHPQKPLLEWKHNRKLDPTLKITVTATFSQNIYVSVYSQMNGVVQQIHFSKDRALPVSGSHPFLLLNEVQVPIRSLIIQPCYFFESSEFDRQGPFDSPFWSAIIDKADGSLSLHILCEKSSLKIYNLEELTGSSQVAMKFKTITPSVNTSEDDSANDQEIISTPNSDFQQLSLSRLYHVLCSNRNKKNTITLDEFASKVPDFVEAFDSINHDVIITLSELYDGFPLKGTFTNVAEIISHLEGTELSFYFPYMFGINYNNASFFYTSVDSIASLIHRRWESNTDKSVEIPCFQSSQRRSIKNVIHYLFLSSIGVSREKIFDPSLSRKEIDSTDLLTFIKPFYDTEGLELNEDVRNILENWEIGKISSTYVIGDSAVETEDPSSSQFSDFYISQQQSSVLPSSQIATVFSQEDVPNFSSLYSESSSQTIPIMSQVVSGKYGSRPSKKKKKRSGF from the coding sequence ATGTCAACATGGCCTATTGATgcaattagtaaaaaaccTAGTGTAAGTTTGGATTATGGAATTATAGGGGCGTGTCAACTTTTAAATCCATCTGGCTATCACAGAGCGGAGAAGgttgaaaataatgaatggACTTTTGCTAGGTATGACTCCTATACGGGCGTCGAGCTTGTTGACTTGGACAAAAGATGGGATATCTTATCTTTAAATCCAAACTACAAACTCCCTAAATTAACTGAGCTTCCTGCTGAGGCCACCAATTCCACGCGTAAAGCGACTAGTAGTTCATTTGGTTTAAGTGTTTGCAGATATGTTCCGcgaaatttattttctacaCTAGCGAAAGAGTCTCAATTAGCTTCTTCTGCTGAGTCTATATATAATCCAcatattttaaatactttttgCTTGGGTAAAACAGCGCCATCAGATAAAAACAGATACACCACAACTGAATGTCTTGCTTGTAGCAAGATTAGCAATGAAACTGCGGAAAATCTCCTCTTTTTATGCCTCTCGTCTCCATGGATTTTTCGTGCATCTCCGACATTACAAAATACTGCAACTTTTGAAGAATTCCCATTTTACTTGAATGTATCGGCTTTTGAGTTTGCTGAGGATCCAATATGGAAATTCTCACAACCAGTGAGACAATTGGTTTTCTCTAATGGAGAACCAAGTTTGCTCTTCGCATTATCGTCTTGTGAGTTGGTTATATTCCAGGTAACTTATGATTTAATGTTCTTAGATGAGCCAAATACACCTGGATGCTTGTCCGCTATACCTCTGCGTTTTTTGTACGCAGATGATGTTTATAATTCTGACTCGTTTGCTAACGTGTCTGTCCATCCCACCgataattcattttttttaacaacttCATCATCTGGTAGATGGACCATCTGGCAATTCTTAGATGATGGGTACAGGGAATGCTTCGGTAGTTCTTTCAAAGAGTCTTTGCAACAAGCATTATGTTCTGCACCAACAAGTTCCATTGCTTATCacgaagaagaaataaatcCCGATAATACAATATATAGAGCTAAATGGGAAGAGTATTTTGGCGGTGTCATTTTGCataatgctttttttattcttcatGTGTCTCTTGGGGAGGTACCTGATTTCCATCTTTTATTCCACTGCAGTTCAGATGTTAGGATTCTACAAGTGGTAAATGAATCTATGCCTATTAAATCTgagtttttcattttaactACCGAGTCCGTCTTGTGGATGGATATTCAACATCCTCAGAAGCCGCTACTTGAATGGAAACATAATAGAAAATTAGATCCtactttgaaaattacGGTTACCGCTACTTTTTCTCAAAACATCTATGTCTCTGTTTATTCTCAAATGAATGGTGTTGTCCaacaaattcatttttcaaaagacaGAGCTCTACCTGTATCAGGTAGTCATCCATTTCTATTATTAAATGAGGTTCAGGTTCCCATAAGATCCCTCATTATACAACcttgttatttttttgagtcATCTGAATTTGACAGACAAGGTCCTTTTGATTCACCTTTTTGGTCTGCAATAATTGATAAGGCTGACGGATCTCTTTCCTTACATATTCTTTGCGAAAAAAGTTCtcttaaaatatataatttagAGGAGCTTACTGGTTCTAGCCAAGTTGCtatgaaatttaaaactatCACCCCTTCTGTAAACACTAGTGAAGATGATTCGGCAAATGATCAAGAAATAATAAGCACTCCGAATTCCGATTTTCAACAATTATCACTGTCACGGTTATACCATGTTTTGTGCTCTAATAGGAACAAAAAGAATACTATCACCCTTGATGAATTCGCTAGCAAAGTTCCGGATTTTGTAGAAGCTTTTGATTCTATCAATCACGATGTTATAATAACTTTGAGTGAGTTATATGACGGATTTCCTTTGAAAGGAACCTTTACTAATGTAGCTGAGATCATAAGTCATTTAGAAGGTACAGAActatcattttattttccttatATGTTTGGTATTAACTACAACAAtgcttctttcttttatactTCCGTGGACTCAATTGCTAGTTTAATACACAGGCGCTGGGAATCTAATACTGATAAGTCTGTCGAAATTCCTTGCTTTCAGTCTTCTCAAAGAAGatctataaaaaatgttattcactatttatttctttcttctataGGAGTCTCCagggaaaaaatatttgatcCATCATTGTCTCGAAAGGAAATCGATTCAACCGACTTGCTTACATTTATCAAACCTTTTTATGATACGGAAGGCCTGGAGCTGAATGAAGATGttagaaatattttggaGAATTGGGAGATTGGAAAGATATCTTCAACTTATGTCATTGGTGATAGCGCTGTCGAAACGGAGGATCCATCATCTAGCCAATTTAGTGATTTCTACATTTCACAACAGCAGTCTTCTGTACTTCCCTCAAGCCAAATTGCGACAGTCTTTTCTCAAGAAGATGTTCCTAATTTTTCATCGCTATACTCGGAGAGTTCTAGCCAAACTATCCCAATAATGTCACAAGTCGTTAGTGGCAAATATGGTTCTCGTCcttccaaaaagaaaaagaaaagaagcgGATTTTAA
- the nem1 gene encoding Nem1-Spo7 phosphatase complex catalytic subunit Nem1: protein MNSIARLSDEINKAILATPLDDDEADKEKLANARGRASSATLRHYNRRRSSYSASSLSSLSSKPTEKEVPTRNEKPKHANIMRVVVYWIRVFLKRIYTFFVHSARVFLYHFLNEEKEFTLASFFWGLCRFVFFPVLLSYKRREMLPPQPSVRRPRFYSSYSYPSSHQDPAYSSFKRHRSSNSYSSSSNGNHVRFQPSIAEEEISFNSFSNSLNSEEDVCVSPMKPKEVSLMGKANSNRSGHSHQPQSTQFSPPANDNISKLPSSFTIVNDPLKSPSSSRLRIRNITLCADKIPRPLLNSKLPRKTLVLDLDETLIHSVSRGSRTTSGQPIEVHVPGEHPILYYIHKRPHLDYFLSNVSQWFRLILFTASVQPYADPIIDYLERDKKIFAKRYYRQHCALVDSSFVKDISICNIHLSRIMIIDNSPASYNAHKENAIPIEGWISDPSDVDLLNLLSFLHALQYVHDVRDLLGLRLAK from the coding sequence aTGAATTCGATTGCTAGGCTATCagatgaaattaataaagcaaTCCTTGCCACTCCTTTAGACGACGATGAAGCTgacaaagaaaaacttgCTAATGCTCGGGGGCGAGCTTCATCAGCTACTTTGAGGCATTATAATCGTCGTAGATCGTCTTATTCGGCGTCCAGCCTTAGCAGTTTGTCATCAAAACCGACGGAAAAGGAAGTTCCTACAAGGAATGAAAAACCGAAGCATGCCAACATTATGCGTGTTGTCGTCTACTGGATTCGTGTGTTCCTGAAACGAATTTATACGTTTTTCGTTCATTCCGCTCGTGTATTTTTGTACCACTTTTTGAATGAAGAGAAAGAGTTTACCCTTGcaagttttttttggggTCTATGCCGGTTTGTCTTTTTTCCTGTATTATTATCGTATAAACGCCGAGAGATGCTTCCCCCTCAGCCAAGTGTCCGCCGTCCTAGGTTTTATTCTTCTTATTCTTACCCATCCTCTCACCAGGATCCTGCCTATTCATCTTTCAAACGACATAGATCTTCTAATTCTTATAGCAGTTCTTCTAATGGAAATCATGTTCGTTTTCAGCCCTCTATtgcagaagaagaaatttctttcaattctttttcaaattcattgAATTCAGAAGAAGATGTGTGTGTTTCTCCTATGAAACCCAAAGAGGTCTCCCTAATGGGAAAAGCAAATTCCAATCGTTCAGGACATTCGCATCAACCTCAATCAACTCAGTTTTCCCCGCCTGCTAATGACAATATTTCTAAGCTGCCTTCCTCCTTTACGATAGTTAATGATCCTCTTAAAtctccttcttcttccCGTCTCCGTATTAGAAACATTACTCTGTGTGCGGACAAAATACCGAGGCCTTTGTTGAATAGCAAGTTACCGAGAAAGACCCTTGTATTAGATTTGGATGAAACACTTATCCATTCCGTGTCTCGTGGTAGTCGAACGACTTCTGGACAGCCAATTGAAGTACATGTGCCTGGTGAACATCCAATCCTTTACTATATTCACAAAAGGCCTCATCTTGACTactttttatcaaatgTGAGTCAATGGTTTCGCCTTATTTTGTTCACAGCATCTGTCCAGCCATATGCTGATCCAATAATTGATTATTTGGAGcgtgataaaaaaatatttgctaAACGATACTACCGTCAACACTGTGCACTTGTCGATAGTTCTTTCGTTAAAGATATTTCCATTTGTAATATTCATCTTTCACGGATCATGATAATTGATAATTCTCCAGCCAGTTACAATGCtcataaagaaaatgccATACCTATTGAAGGTTGGATTAGCGACCCCTCTGACGTTGATTTACTAAActtactttcttttcttcatgCACTGCAATATGTTCATGATGTGCGAGATCTTTTGGGGCTTCGTCTCGCAAAATAA
- the utp3 gene encoding U3 snoRNP-associated protein Utp3, with product MARKKSRSSSTRKGSSLKVPEIKEKEKINAINTYEDVANSEDEFYNAQDKILFDADNGEQADELELSDEELVALESSSDEEDGNAEENLSENEELSGKKKDAVNEEELYDNKGWGRSAKSYYGGDDYDNEDYSEEDDEFDARMEEQEALRLQRKRLEKVSETDAIDDISQWADNSDLKSIKQDSSAAAIEELVQQISPDLPRTELLKILEAKHPEFQLFLDELNQLKPQLNEIKEKLKTYPSSQLLQAQCTALSTYISFLTFYFALLKDGEEDLKNHPIMVDLVRCKQTWESYCGLDEVLTPTSLEEDGKTIELHEKIASASDIGASEDEEDVDMHESISDNENEGIKDIPVAEDDDITLKFRAAKSKINTNIKNLDDYGEGNRLDDVDAEDKIARKRSLKFYANQIDQKAAKRSRAVLELSGDLDMPYKERRFERQQRLMREAAARGRNQDAGADLDDEDPESMGIPANVDREVEDQDDLDYYESLDKKSKMAKKLRKENHDLERDLIRASRHPELIELGEGDKRGITLDIAKNRGLTPRRPKENRNPRLKKRMRYEKAKKKLASKKAIYKGAPQGGYAGEQTGIKAGLVKSIKLQ from the coding sequence ATGGCTAGAAAGAAGTCGAGAAGCTCTTCTACTCGGAAAGGTTCTTCTTTAAAGGTACCAGAAATAaaggagaaagaaaagataaacGCAATCAATACATACGAAGATGTTGCTAATTCAGAAGATGAATTCTATAACGCACAggataaaattttgtttgatgCTGACAACGGCGAGCAAGCAGACGAATTAGAATTAAGTGATGAAGAACTTGTGGCTTTAGAAAGTTCTAGCGATGAGGAAGATGGGAACGCCGAGGAGAATTTAtcagaaaatgaagagcTCTCGggcaaaaagaaagacgCTGTTAATGAGGAAGAGTTATATGATAATAAAGGTTGGGGTCGCTCTGCAAAATCATATTACGGTGGGGATGATTATGACAATGAAGACTACTCTGAGGAGGACGATGAATTTGACGCACGAATGGAAGAGCAAGAAGCGTTGCGTTTACAACGTAAACGTCTTGAAAAAGTCAGCGAAACTGATGCTATTGATGATATTAGTCAATGGGCTGATAACAGTGACCTAAAATCTATAAAACAGGATTCCTCTGCTGCTGCAATTGAAGAACTTGTTCAGCAAATTTCACCTGATCTCCCTCGTACAGAGCTTTTAAAGATTCTAGAAGCTAAACATCCtgaatttcaattatttttagatgaattaaatcaattgaaaCCCCAgttaaatgaaattaagGAGAAACTTAAGACTTATCCATCTTCTCAGCTACTTCAAGCTCAATGCACCGCTCTGAGTACTTACATCAGTTTTCTAACATTCTACTTTGCCCTCTTGAAAGATGGAGAggaagatttaaaaaatcatccTATTATGGTTGACCTTGTTCGTTGCAAACAGACGTGGGAGTCTTATTGTGGGTTAGATGAAGTATTGACTCCAACTTCTCTCGAGGAAGATGGAAAAACTATCGAGCTTCACGAAAAGATAGCATCGGCATCTGACATTGGTGCGTccgaagatgaagaagatgttGATATGCACGAATCAATCAGcgataatgaaaatgaggGCATTAAGGATATTCCAGTAGCTGAAGATGATGATATTACTTTGAAATTTCGAGCCGCTAAATCTAAAATTAATactaatattaaaaatctCGATGACTATGGTGAAGGCAACAGATTGGACGATGTTGATGCTGAAGACAAGATTGCTAGGAAACGCTCTTTAAAGTTTTATGCTAATCAAATTGACCAAAAGGCAGCTAAGCGTTCCAGAGCGGTACTGGAGTTATCAGGTGATTTGGACATGCCATACAAAGAACGAAGATTTGAACGCCAGCAGCGATTGATGAGAGAAGCTGCAGCCAGGGGTCGAAATCAGGATGCTGGTGCTGATCTTGATGATGAAGATCCGGAATCAATGGGCATACCTGCAAATGTCGATCGTGAAGTTGAAGATCAAGATGATTTGGATTATTACGAGTCTCTcgataaaaaatcaaagatGGCTAAAAAGCTCCGTAAAGAAAATCACGATCTCGAACGTGATTTAATAAGAGCTTCAAGGCACCCAGAACTAATTGAATTAGGTGAAGGTGATAAGCGTGGAATTACTTTAGACATTGCTAAAAATAGAGGATTAACTCCCCGTCGACctaaagaaaatagaaatCCTCGACTTAAAAAGCGTATGCGCTACGAAAAAGCTAAGAAGAAATTAGCCAGCAAAAAGGCTATTTACAAGGGCGCACCACAGGGCGGCTATGCTGGTGAGCAGACTGGTATTAAAGCTGGTTTAGTTAAAAGTATTAAACTTCAATAG